CACGTCCTCGCCGGCCGGCCCGGCTACGAGGTGACGAGGGGACGGGTGCTCTACCGCGGCGCCGACCTCCTCGCGATGACTCCGGAAGTGCGCGCGCGCGAAGGCGTCTTTCTCGCTTTCCAGTACCCGGTCGAAATTCCCGGGGTCTCGAACGCCTATTTCCTGAAGGCGGCCGTCAACGCGATCCGGAAACACCGCGGCCAGGAGGAGCTCGACGCGGTCGACTTCCTCGCGACGATGAAGCAGAAGATGAAGCTCGTCGAGATCGAGGCCGACCTCGTCAACCGACCCGTCAACGAAGGGTTCTCCGGCGGCGAGAAGAAGAGGAACGAGATCTTCCAGATGGCGATGCTCGATCCGACGCTCGCCGTCCTCGACGAGACCGACTCCGGACTCGACATCGACGCGCTGCGGGTCGTCGCCGGCGGGGTGAACGCGCTCCGGAGCCCCGACCGGGCGATGATCCTG
This genomic interval from Thermoanaerobaculia bacterium contains the following:
- the sufC gene encoding Fe-S cluster assembly ATPase SufC, with the protein product MTDTPLLEVQDLHVAVGGNEILRGLDLTVRAGEVHAIMGPNGSGKSTLAHVLAGRPGYEVTRGRVLYRGADLLAMTPEVRAREGVFLAFQYPVEIPGVSNAYFLKAAVNAIRKHRGQEELDAVDFLATMKQKMKLVEIEADLVNRPVNEGFSGGEKKRNEIFQMAMLDPTLAVLDETDSGLDIDALRVVAGGVNALRSPDRAMILVTHYQRLLTYIVPDFVHVLVEGRIVRSGGKDLALELEERGYAWLEEAPAPAGGVLEGPASR